One part of the Candidatus Zymogenaceae bacterium genome encodes these proteins:
- a CDS encoding energy transducer TonB, producing MTDTRGRRTPAETNKVREGIIPPPRDENRRRPASFLTLSFLLHAAFLVLLAPLIFIPGDAATGDLEVISVTVLVDEGHSDTEPTTSMEETRTPEETVPTTDAPAIDVPAPDGDVHDKRELSGEPNDRENSGGDEVGTNLTGIPGDNPALFRYIARVHTKIEQRKYYPSSSRRMKEEGTVTVSFQLTPAGDLVTLSVSSSSGFPDLDDAALDAVRNASPYPPFPKSLGTALLSLKVPITYELR from the coding sequence ATGACTGACACCCGCGGGCGCCGCACACCCGCAGAAACCAACAAGGTCCGGGAAGGCATCATACCCCCACCCCGGGATGAAAACAGGCGGAGACCCGCGTCCTTCTTGACCCTGTCTTTCCTCCTGCATGCGGCCTTCCTGGTTCTTCTGGCCCCCCTGATATTCATCCCGGGAGACGCGGCGACGGGAGACCTCGAGGTCATCAGCGTGACGGTCCTGGTCGATGAGGGTCACTCCGATACGGAGCCGACGACATCGATGGAGGAAACCCGGACCCCGGAGGAGACCGTCCCCACGACCGACGCTCCCGCCATCGACGTCCCCGCCCCGGACGGGGATGTGCACGACAAGAGAGAGCTGTCGGGGGAGCCGAATGATCGGGAAAACAGCGGCGGGGATGAGGTCGGAACGAATCTCACGGGCATTCCCGGTGATAATCCCGCCCTCTTCCGCTATATCGCCCGGGTGCACACCAAAATAGAGCAAAGGAAATACTACCCCTCATCATCGCGCCGGATGAAGGAGGAGGGAACGGTAACGGTGTCGTTTCAGCTGACGCCTGCGGGGGACCTCGTCACCCTGTCTGTTTCTTCAAGCTCGGGGTTCCCCGATCTGGACGACGCCGCCCTGGACGCCGTGCGAAACGCCTCTCCATACCCCCCGTTTCCCAAGAGTCTCGGGACGGCGCTTCTTTCGCTGAAGGTGCCCATCACCTATGAGCTGAGATAG
- a CDS encoding CPBP family intramembrane metalloprotease, giving the protein MKQRFPGIFFSFVLVILYLFFQAYLGFLGALIGSTGLMILVSISISALAVMIIASKVNREPLEQAVAWGALNLKALLPILTMTVSLAILLSELDNLVATYLIDPARYEDLLWQITRLFPKDSPVDLALVVASVAIIGPAMEEGVFRGVIYRGVASHHGIRFGIVFTAVVFMVIHLNPIQFPATLILGLIYAWMISAGYRTSDTFIAHALHNSISIPFLLELAEVPGMSAAPADELAHVPAGVLAGAGAIFLASIFLVKKLAPERGGDDEKGDTIPSHEAHEPRG; this is encoded by the coding sequence ATGAAACAGCGATTTCCGGGGATTTTTTTCTCTTTCGTGCTGGTGATTCTCTATCTTTTTTTTCAGGCCTATCTCGGCTTCCTCGGGGCGCTGATCGGCTCAACGGGCCTGATGATTCTCGTCTCCATCAGCATTTCGGCCCTTGCGGTGATGATCATCGCGTCGAAGGTCAACCGGGAGCCGCTGGAGCAGGCCGTCGCCTGGGGGGCGCTCAACCTGAAGGCGCTACTCCCGATACTCACGATGACGGTGAGTTTAGCGATACTGCTTTCCGAACTCGACAACCTGGTGGCCACATACCTGATCGATCCGGCCCGGTACGAGGATCTCCTCTGGCAGATCACCAGGCTTTTTCCAAAGGACAGCCCGGTAGATTTGGCCCTGGTGGTGGCGTCGGTGGCGATTATCGGCCCGGCCATGGAGGAGGGGGTGTTTCGCGGGGTGATCTACCGGGGGGTGGCGTCCCATCACGGGATACGGTTCGGAATTGTCTTCACCGCCGTCGTATTCATGGTTATCCACCTCAATCCGATACAGTTTCCGGCCACGCTCATCCTGGGGCTGATCTACGCCTGGATGATATCGGCGGGGTACCGCACGTCGGACACCTTCATCGCCCATGCGCTGCACAATTCCATCTCCATCCCGTTTTTATTGGAGCTGGCGGAGGTGCCGGGGATGTCCGCCGCCCCGGCGGACGAGCTGGCCCACGTGCCGGCGGGGGTTTTAGCCGGGGCCGGGGCGATATTCCTGGCGTCGATCTTCCTGGTGAAAAAGCTGGCGCCGGAAAGAGGAGGTGATGACGAAAAGGGTGACACAATCCCATCGCACGAGGCTCATGAACCTCGGGGTTGA
- a CDS encoding DUF362 domain-containing protein yields MSQPIVSIVTYTEPVESLRSAVEKAEGFSKLKSGDRVVIKPNALTWDNDHKIPPYGVFTTTRMVQDMVTLLKQFGVTDITIGEGSVQIYKDSPGSLEVMKNLGYEEIARKEGVKLADFNTGEFTKVEVADGVSLHFAKEAMEADFLIDIPAMKTHSQTKVSLGFKNLKGTLKTVSKRTCHHKDLDLDYFVSLVGETVAPALTIIDGIYVLEKGPIHTGNAYRANTIVASTDMLAADITATVLMGLDPHDIGHLAAFAERNGRSLDTADFDIRGESIEIKKTPVKWDWNWNADNTGPTIFDRMGISGVAVPKYDSTLCTGCSPVVNMANIFIISGHKGEPFSNFEVLSGKRMQARPGYDKTILIGNCIIKANKDNPNIKEAVKIPGCPPKVSDLKSALSDCGVQYVEGAYDYYLNQLSGKYDGKEGFEPSFYIAG; encoded by the coding sequence ATGTCACAACCCATCGTCTCCATCGTTACCTATACCGAACCTGTTGAATCGTTAAGAAGCGCGGTTGAAAAGGCGGAAGGTTTTTCCAAACTGAAATCGGGCGACCGGGTGGTTATCAAGCCCAACGCCCTTACCTGGGACAACGACCACAAAATCCCCCCGTACGGCGTGTTCACCACCACCCGGATGGTCCAGGACATGGTGACACTGCTGAAGCAATTCGGCGTTACGGATATCACCATCGGCGAAGGATCGGTCCAAATCTACAAAGATTCCCCGGGGTCTCTTGAGGTAATGAAAAACCTCGGATACGAGGAGATCGCCCGAAAAGAGGGGGTGAAGCTTGCGGACTTCAACACGGGAGAATTCACGAAGGTAGAGGTGGCCGACGGCGTCTCTCTTCATTTCGCAAAAGAGGCGATGGAGGCCGATTTTCTCATCGATATCCCCGCCATGAAGACCCACTCCCAGACGAAGGTATCCCTCGGATTCAAGAATCTGAAAGGCACCCTCAAGACGGTATCGAAGCGGACCTGTCATCACAAGGACCTGGACCTCGATTACTTCGTCTCCCTGGTGGGAGAGACCGTGGCCCCGGCGCTGACGATCATCGACGGCATATACGTCCTGGAAAAAGGCCCCATCCACACCGGGAACGCCTACCGGGCGAACACCATCGTCGCCTCCACCGACATGCTGGCGGCGGACATCACCGCCACGGTACTGATGGGGCTTGATCCCCACGACATCGGCCACCTCGCGGCCTTCGCGGAGCGAAACGGCCGCTCGCTGGATACGGCGGATTTTGACATCCGGGGTGAGAGCATCGAAATAAAGAAGACACCCGTCAAGTGGGATTGGAACTGGAACGCGGACAACACCGGCCCGACGATCTTCGACCGCATGGGCATCAGCGGCGTTGCGGTGCCCAAGTACGACTCGACGCTGTGCACCGGCTGCTCCCCGGTGGTGAACATGGCCAATATCTTCATCATCTCCGGTCACAAGGGAGAGCCGTTCTCCAACTTCGAGGTTCTCTCGGGGAAAAGGATGCAGGCGCGCCCCGGCTACGACAAGACGATACTTATCGGAAACTGCATCATCAAGGCGAACAAAGACAATCCGAACATCAAAGAGGCCGTGAAAATCCCCGGATGCCCGCCGAAGGTGAGCGATCTGAAATCGGCGCTTTCCGACTGCGGCGTTCAGTACGTGGAAGGCGCCTACGACTATTACCTCAACCAGCTCTCCGGAAAATACGACGGCAAGGAGGGATTCGAACCGTCATTTTATATTGCCGGGTAG
- a CDS encoding CoA-binding protein — MIDLNPLFYPESVAVIGASPNVIRDRGGFFNSLRLRYSGRLYAVNPKYDEIHGVACYPSIKDIKDRIDYALIMVPNTAVLPVLTECVEAKARFVLIFTSGFSEAGNDELENRLKEVLQGGETRVIGPNCIGVHCPESGVIYYPEMAGAIPGTIGYFSQSGGHALNFLLRGISMELEFNKVASIGNQMDLKVEDYLEYFASDDRVKVICGYVEDIKDGKRFKKLVSKTLLEAKKPLVIWKGGRSEAGARATESHTGAITSPIKVWDAVMDQLGVISAENQEELADILLAFKCGFLPSGMNTCIAVAGGGSSVELTDGASMNGLSVPPIAEDIQEIIARDISSVNTSTKNPIDLGMFGFAPNIFVNAAVEAAKDPNIDIIMVCQYPEMIKTMVKDLWEASVTMIVEGLQTVDKPVVMIIPRLFQNNAETEAARGEFVHRLTRAGIPSYPTAERAARVAVKLIRYRRFLESKGVTLPKRGAA; from the coding sequence ATGATCGACCTGAACCCGCTGTTTTATCCCGAATCAGTCGCCGTCATCGGCGCGTCTCCAAACGTAATCAGAGACCGGGGCGGTTTTTTCAACAGCCTCAGGCTGCGTTATTCGGGAAGGCTCTACGCCGTCAATCCCAAATACGATGAAATCCACGGGGTCGCCTGCTATCCCTCCATCAAAGACATCAAGGACCGTATCGACTACGCCCTGATTATGGTCCCCAACACGGCGGTCCTCCCGGTGCTGACCGAGTGCGTGGAGGCGAAGGCCCGCTTCGTGCTGATATTCACCTCCGGTTTCTCCGAGGCGGGCAACGACGAACTGGAAAACCGCCTCAAAGAGGTGCTTCAGGGGGGCGAAACCCGGGTCATCGGCCCCAATTGCATCGGTGTGCACTGCCCGGAGTCCGGCGTCATCTATTACCCGGAGATGGCGGGAGCCATTCCGGGAACCATCGGATATTTTTCCCAGTCCGGCGGCCACGCCCTAAACTTCCTCCTTCGGGGCATCTCCATGGAACTTGAGTTCAACAAGGTGGCGAGCATCGGCAACCAGATGGATTTGAAGGTTGAGGATTATCTGGAATACTTTGCCTCGGACGATCGAGTCAAGGTTATCTGCGGCTACGTGGAGGACATCAAGGACGGAAAACGATTCAAGAAACTTGTGTCGAAAACCCTCCTGGAGGCAAAAAAACCGCTCGTCATCTGGAAGGGCGGCCGATCCGAGGCCGGTGCCCGGGCCACAGAGAGCCACACGGGGGCGATCACCTCGCCCATCAAGGTGTGGGACGCGGTGATGGATCAGCTGGGAGTTATCAGCGCCGAGAACCAGGAAGAGCTTGCGGACATCCTGCTGGCCTTCAAGTGCGGATTTCTCCCCAGCGGTATGAACACCTGTATCGCCGTGGCCGGGGGCGGCAGCTCCGTGGAGCTGACCGACGGGGCGTCTATGAACGGCCTCTCGGTTCCCCCCATTGCGGAAGACATCCAGGAGATCATCGCAAGGGACATCTCCAGCGTGAATACGTCCACGAAAAACCCCATAGACCTGGGGATGTTCGGCTTCGCTCCGAATATTTTCGTCAACGCCGCGGTCGAGGCGGCGAAGGACCCGAACATAGATATCATCATGGTCTGTCAGTATCCTGAAATGATTAAAACCATGGTCAAGGATTTGTGGGAAGCCAGCGTCACCATGATCGTTGAAGGTCTGCAAACCGTCGACAAGCCGGTGGTAATGATCATCCCGAGACTTTTCCAGAACAACGCCGAAACAGAAGCAGCTCGCGGTGAATTCGTCCACAGACTCACTCGAGCGGGCATCCCCTCATATCCCACCGCAGAACGGGCCGCCAGGGTGGCGGTCAAACTGATACGCTACCGGAGATTTCTGGAAAGTAAAGGTGTAACGCTCCCAAAACGCGGGGCGGCTTAA
- a CDS encoding metal-dependent transcriptional regulator has product MTTRHDLSASMEDYLEVIHHLIVKHQTARVRDIADALDVKMPSVTGALRKLSQKGLVNYDPHQFITLTDEGERVAKEVARSHRTIARFLETVLDVDPETADKNACRMEHAVDDVVLSRLVKYLEYIETCPLAGAEFKERFGTFCKHGKDPDMCDLCMHERTKNMK; this is encoded by the coding sequence ATGACCACACGGCACGACCTGAGCGCCAGCATGGAGGACTACCTTGAGGTCATTCACCACCTCATCGTCAAGCACCAAACGGCCCGGGTTCGGGACATCGCCGACGCCCTGGACGTCAAGATGCCGTCGGTCACGGGCGCCCTCAGGAAGCTTTCCCAAAAAGGCCTGGTCAATTACGATCCGCACCAGTTCATCACCCTGACAGATGAGGGCGAGCGGGTGGCGAAGGAGGTCGCCCGGAGTCACCGCACCATCGCACGGTTCCTGGAGACGGTGCTGGACGTCGACCCCGAGACCGCCGATAAAAACGCATGCCGGATGGAACATGCCGTGGATGACGTGGTACTGTCCCGCCTGGTGAAATATCTCGAATATATCGAAACCTGTCCCCTCGCGGGCGCCGAATTTAAGGAGCGATTCGGCACGTTCTGCAAACACGGGAAAGACCCGGACATGTGCGATCTCTGTATGCATGAGCGCACGAAAAACATGAAATAG
- a CDS encoding ABC transporter ATP-binding protein, with amino-acid sequence MSYLSLQNISRRFGEIVALDDISLNLERERITAVLGPSGCGKSTLLRIAAGLEVPDTGSVFLDDRDITHLPPRERNVAMVFQDFALYPHMTVEKNLTFGLTVRGTPRREAKKKAYEAAELLGITDLLGRKPGKLSGGQQQRVALGRAIVKDPAIFLMDEPLSNIDAQLRGRMRTEIASLMRDVKGTLLYVTHDQVEAMTIADTLAVIENGRLLMAAPPREVYDRPADLFVARFVGTPSMNIIEPKEPLYRDLAGLLAKKAASPNGSILGFRPEALSITPEDDTLSVALEARVVFVEEMGHENHLTVEISGSRLVIREERRSPSPGETVTVFFDAGRMHRFDADTGKRHD; translated from the coding sequence GTGAGCTATCTTTCCCTCCAAAACATCTCCAGGCGCTTCGGCGAGATCGTCGCCCTGGACGACATCAGCCTCAACCTCGAGCGGGAGCGGATCACGGCGGTCCTGGGGCCGTCTGGATGCGGAAAGTCGACCCTCCTTCGCATCGCGGCGGGGCTGGAGGTCCCGGACACGGGATCCGTCTTCCTCGATGACCGCGACATCACGCACCTTCCCCCCCGGGAGCGAAACGTGGCGATGGTCTTTCAGGATTTCGCCCTCTACCCCCACATGACGGTGGAGAAAAACCTGACCTTCGGCCTGACGGTTCGGGGCACACCCCGCCGGGAGGCGAAGAAAAAGGCATACGAGGCGGCAGAGCTTCTGGGCATCACCGATCTTTTGGGGCGAAAGCCGGGGAAGCTCTCCGGCGGGCAGCAGCAGCGGGTGGCCCTGGGCAGGGCCATCGTGAAGGACCCGGCGATCTTTCTGATGGACGAGCCGCTGAGCAACATCGACGCCCAGCTCCGGGGGCGGATGCGGACGGAGATCGCCTCCCTCATGCGGGACGTGAAGGGGACGCTGCTCTACGTGACCCACGACCAGGTGGAGGCGATGACGATCGCCGACACCCTTGCGGTGATTGAGAACGGCAGACTCCTCATGGCGGCCCCGCCCCGGGAGGTATACGACCGGCCCGCCGACCTTTTCGTCGCCCGGTTCGTGGGGACCCCCTCCATGAACATCATCGAGCCGAAGGAGCCTCTCTACCGGGACCTTGCGGGGCTTCTGGCGAAAAAGGCCGCCTCACCGAACGGCTCGATCCTCGGGTTTCGTCCCGAGGCGTTATCCATCACCCCGGAGGATGATACGTTGTCCGTCGCCCTGGAGGCACGGGTTGTCTTCGTGGAGGAGATGGGTCACGAAAACCACTTGACCGTGGAGATAAGCGGCTCACGGCTCGTCATCCGGGAGGAGCGCCGCTCCCCCTCCCCCGGAGAGACGGTGACGGTATTTTTCGATGCGGGCCGCATGCACCGATTCGACGCCGACACGGGGAAGAGACATGACTGA
- a CDS encoding PxxKW family cysteine-rich protein, giving the protein MDCATIKPGTSCVFMTKKGCDFNGGSCYTIVEACEGCARIIELPTGKYCSSTPDPSIKWARGVCNLATHMKAGEAVDDTKKINPLKASKRAAAGAR; this is encoded by the coding sequence ATGGACTGTGCAACCATCAAACCGGGAACGTCTTGTGTATTTATGACCAAGAAGGGGTGTGACTTCAACGGCGGTAGCTGCTACACCATCGTCGAAGCGTGCGAAGGATGCGCCCGTATAATCGAACTTCCCACCGGCAAGTACTGCTCGTCGACGCCGGATCCCAGTATCAAATGGGCCCGGGGAGTATGCAACCTCGCCACTCATATGAAGGCCGGCGAAGCGGTGGATGACACCAAAAAGATCAACCCCCTGAAGGCCTCGAAGCGGGCCGCGGCAGGCGCCCGGTAA
- the recG gene encoding ATP-dependent DNA helicase RecG — protein MDSGRTHGKNGDIVSTSDVADRLMKPVTFAMKDDFANLANLKGFEATAAALIGVMRSSVGEDSHAAVIEELEGLSAGFDGASLEEKKRRLGAIRTILEAVIDEEEKKEKPPRTGKKPGKKPKAPAAPTPPPLSGRPPDALSYALSREKLDTPATFVKGVGPKRAQVFAKRDVHTVEDLLYQFPNYYIDMTRLKSIRELTLREQAALVADVVTVGERFTGGRGRRSRRITEVIVTDGKGVLSLVWFNLPYMKNRFSKGMKLLIRGTPTEFGNRWNMVHPDVETWEGGEADYRGEFIPRYPLPERMRLMQMVGIVKNASGGFAGYLPDGVPEEVRSRLGLLSLSEAVSHIHDPDRTHGEPNIDDGNWLPVKSVAMDEFFIMELGLLVKKKHIITSPGRAFTGKGALMEKFLGGLSFPLTGAQKRVLAETLADLTSPRPTHRLIQGDVGSGKTVVAAALALAAVEDGAQAALMAPTEILAEQHYRNLEKPLSDIGVTSALLTASVAGTQREEILSGLAAGTIQIVFGTHALIQEGVEFSDLGFAVVDEQHRFGVLQRGALKEKGHLTEVLVMTATPIPRTLALTVYGDLDVSVIDEQPPGRKPIKTLLLGADETKRLHDLLHHQLSHGRQAYVVCPLVEESEKLDLKNATRTAEELSAAFPEYRVGLLTGRMKGDEKERVMGAFEAGEISILVSTTVVEVGVDVANATVMVIEEAQRFGLAQLHQLRGRVGRGAEQAYCVLISRGNVTDEGRRRLEVMVRTTDGFVIAEEDLKLRGPGEFLGTRQSGLPAFRAAHLIRDIETLLLARREAEALLKKDPTLTDPAHKITREVLMTRFAGRLSLLDIG, from the coding sequence ATGGATTCCGGGCGCACACACGGGAAAAACGGGGACATCGTCTCGACGAGTGATGTCGCAGATCGATTGATGAAGCCGGTGACCTTCGCCATGAAGGACGACTTCGCCAACCTCGCCAACCTGAAGGGATTCGAGGCGACGGCCGCCGCCCTCATTGGGGTGATGCGGTCATCGGTGGGAGAAGATTCACACGCCGCCGTCATTGAAGAGCTGGAAGGATTGAGCGCCGGGTTCGACGGGGCGTCTCTCGAAGAGAAAAAACGGCGCCTGGGGGCGATCCGGACGATCCTTGAGGCCGTCATCGACGAGGAGGAAAAAAAGGAGAAACCGCCCCGGACCGGGAAAAAGCCGGGGAAAAAACCAAAAGCCCCCGCCGCACCCACACCTCCCCCCCTCTCCGGGAGGCCGCCGGACGCTCTCTCCTACGCCCTTTCCCGGGAAAAGCTGGATACGCCGGCGACCTTCGTCAAGGGCGTGGGGCCGAAAAGGGCGCAGGTATTCGCCAAGCGGGACGTGCACACCGTGGAGGATCTGCTCTACCAGTTTCCCAATTACTACATCGATATGACCCGCCTCAAATCGATCCGGGAGCTGACGCTGAGGGAACAGGCGGCGCTGGTGGCCGACGTGGTGACGGTGGGGGAGCGGTTCACCGGAGGCAGGGGGCGGCGGAGCAGGCGCATCACCGAGGTGATCGTCACCGACGGCAAGGGCGTTCTGAGCCTCGTCTGGTTCAACCTCCCCTACATGAAAAACCGCTTTTCAAAGGGGATGAAGCTGCTTATCCGGGGCACGCCGACGGAGTTCGGAAACCGATGGAACATGGTCCACCCGGACGTGGAGACTTGGGAGGGCGGGGAGGCGGACTACCGGGGGGAGTTCATCCCCCGCTATCCGTTGCCTGAGCGGATGCGCCTGATGCAGATGGTCGGCATCGTCAAGAACGCCTCCGGGGGGTTCGCCGGATACCTCCCGGACGGGGTGCCCGAGGAGGTCAGGTCGCGCCTGGGGCTTCTCTCCCTCTCCGAGGCCGTCTCCCACATCCACGATCCGGACCGCACGCACGGCGAGCCGAACATCGACGACGGAAACTGGCTCCCGGTAAAGAGCGTCGCCATGGATGAATTTTTCATCATGGAGCTGGGGCTCTTGGTGAAAAAGAAGCACATTATCACGTCTCCCGGCAGGGCCTTTACCGGGAAGGGCGCGCTCATGGAAAAGTTCCTGGGGGGGCTCTCCTTTCCCCTCACCGGCGCGCAAAAGCGGGTGCTGGCGGAGACCCTTGCCGACCTCACCTCCCCCCGGCCCACCCACCGGCTCATCCAGGGGGACGTGGGCTCCGGCAAGACCGTGGTGGCGGCGGCCCTGGCGCTGGCGGCCGTGGAGGACGGCGCCCAGGCGGCGCTGATGGCCCCCACGGAGATTTTGGCGGAGCAGCATTACCGGAATCTCGAAAAGCCCCTTTCCGACATCGGTGTGACGTCGGCGCTTCTGACGGCGTCGGTGGCGGGAACCCAGCGGGAGGAGATCCTTTCTGGGCTTGCCGCGGGCACGATACAGATCGTCTTTGGCACCCACGCCCTGATACAGGAGGGGGTGGAGTTTTCGGATCTGGGGTTTGCGGTGGTGGATGAGCAGCACCGCTTCGGCGTGCTCCAGCGGGGCGCCCTGAAGGAGAAGGGGCATTTAACGGAAGTCCTCGTCATGACCGCCACGCCCATCCCCCGGACCCTGGCGCTGACGGTCTACGGCGACCTGGATGTGAGCGTCATCGACGAGCAGCCCCCGGGGAGGAAACCTATAAAGACCCTGCTCCTCGGCGCCGACGAGACGAAACGCCTCCATGATCTCTTGCACCACCAGCTTTCCCACGGGCGACAGGCCTATGTGGTCTGCCCCCTGGTGGAGGAGTCGGAGAAGCTGGATTTGAAAAACGCCACCCGCACCGCCGAGGAGCTCTCGGCGGCGTTTCCCGAATACCGGGTGGGGCTTCTGACCGGCCGGATGAAGGGGGACGAGAAGGAGCGGGTGATGGGGGCCTTTGAGGCGGGGGAGATATCGATCCTGGTCTCCACCACCGTGGTGGAGGTGGGGGTGGACGTGGCCAACGCCACGGTGATGGTCATCGAGGAGGCCCAGCGCTTCGGCCTGGCCCAGCTCCACCAGCTGAGGGGCCGGGTGGGGCGGGGGGCGGAGCAGGCCTACTGTGTGCTGATATCACGCGGAAACGTGACGGATGAGGGGAGGCGCAGGCTCGAGGTGATGGTCCGGACCACCGACGGCTTCGTCATCGCCGAGGAGGATTTGAAGCTCCGGGGGCCGGGGGAGTTCCTGGGCACCCGGCAATCCGGCCTCCCGGCGTTCCGGGCGGCGCATTTGATACGGGATATAGAGACATTATTGCTCGCCCGCCGGGAGGCGGAAGCGCTGCTGAAAAAAGACCCCACCCTCACCGACCCCGCCCACAAAATCACCCGGGAAGTCTTGATGACCCGCTTTGCGGGCAGGCTGTCGCTTCTGGATATCGGGTGA
- a CDS encoding DUF2934 domain-containing protein gives MAKQAAKTKAATPKKPARKKVDLGEFLEEIRARAHEIFEQRTRDGISGDDLSDWLQAEAEIKKKYKIT, from the coding sequence ATGGCGAAACAGGCGGCGAAGACAAAGGCGGCGACGCCGAAAAAACCAGCAAGAAAAAAGGTTGATCTGGGGGAGTTTCTGGAGGAAATCAGGGCCCGAGCCCACGAAATCTTCGAGCAGCGAACCAGAGACGGCATTTCAGGAGACGACCTCTCCGACTGGCTCCAGGCGGAAGCGGAGATCAAGAAAAAGTACAAGATCACGTAA
- a CDS encoding DUF1648 domain-containing protein: protein MSNPSVRSHLPAFVIVLIVIVVGVLLLPSLPEEVPIHYDRAGNPDASGPATLVVTLFSASMLGMFIFMLISDIFLVYPVLPGKMMAAINAVIAATMSVVYGTALAMDLGKIENMNTGLVLGFLIIIAVCLFLYFAAARRLDESVSALGSVEYFEKTSPSWFYYLFIFAIPLIPRYLLLSDRGIGILGVLYRITIPWYDVDSVTAMDLTTGGKKAGLPVKIYHTFTNLVLVRITGKKASIIISPREREKYLRIAGDYVSGKPPA from the coding sequence ATGTCCAACCCCTCCGTTCGCTCTCATCTGCCGGCATTTGTGATCGTCCTCATCGTGATTGTGGTCGGCGTGCTGCTGCTCCCCTCCCTGCCGGAAGAGGTGCCCATCCATTACGACCGCGCCGGAAACCCGGACGCCTCCGGCCCGGCAACACTTGTGGTGACCCTGTTTTCCGCCTCCATGCTGGGCATGTTCATCTTCATGCTGATTTCAGACATTTTTTTGGTGTATCCGGTTCTTCCGGGAAAGATGATGGCCGCCATCAACGCCGTTATCGCCGCCACGATGTCCGTGGTGTACGGCACCGCCCTGGCGATGGACCTGGGAAAGATTGAAAACATGAACACCGGCCTGGTCCTCGGATTTCTCATTATCATCGCCGTGTGCCTGTTCCTCTATTTTGCCGCGGCCCGAAGGCTGGATGAGTCGGTCTCGGCACTGGGCTCCGTGGAGTACTTCGAGAAAACCAGCCCGTCGTGGTTCTATTATCTTTTTATCTTTGCGATCCCCCTGATTCCCCGATATCTCCTTTTAAGCGATAGGGGTATCGGCATCCTGGGTGTGCTCTATCGGATCACCATCCCCTGGTACGACGTCGATTCCGTCACGGCGATGGACCTCACTACGGGGGGCAAAAAGGCGGGTCTCCCGGTGAAGATCTACCACACGTTCACAAACCTGGTCCTTGTTCGCATTACGGGAAAGAAGGCGTCCATCATCATCTCCCCACGGGAAAGGGAGAAGTACCTTCGCATCGCCGGGGATTATGTGTCGGGAAAACCGCCGGCATGA